The Arachis duranensis cultivar V14167 chromosome 9, aradu.V14167.gnm2.J7QH, whole genome shotgun sequence genomic sequence GTCACCTTCTTTCCTCCCTCGCCGTCGGTAAGCACTACTGCCTCAATttatttttgattattttgttaattttatttattctgatTTTTTAGTTGTTGGTTGTTGATATTTACGATTCTGCGTTGTTGATGAACATTGTTAATGCTAGAATTTTTTCTGATTCTGAGTTGTTTATGTTAATTTTGAGTTGTTTATGGCTTTATGCTGGTTTTTCTGATTGAGTTGTTAATTTTGGTTGCTGATTTTCATTGAATCTGAATTGTTGATGGTGGTAtggtaaaattgattttgttgctgccttctgattttgattttctgtgcttgatttatttgttttctgTTCATGATTTTGTTTACTAGCTtcattatttgtttgtttgctgGCTTCATGATTCTGGGGTTACTTTTTCATGAATTTGTTTGCTGGCTTCATGAATTTGTTTGTTGCTTTATGAAAGCCTCTGAGACTGCTAATTACAAGGTGATAATACTCATTCACATTGCATTCGAATTCTCCTTTTGTCTGGTTTACTAATCACTTATGATACTGTTTAAAACAGAGGGCTACTGAACTAGAAGACATCATACGTAGGAAGAATTTGACGATCTCAAAATTAAAGAAGGATTTGGTGGTTCTAGAACAAAAGGTAAGAAGCTGATACAAGATATTGTCATTTTGAGATGATAATGAATAAGGACACACATAATTTTTCTAAGAAGTGGCCACATAACTGGTTTTTTTCACTATTGAGTGTAGGTTATGCAGCTTACTAGAGAACGCCGAGCCTCCTTCACTgccttttatttaatatttaattaaaccggttgaatTCCGATTGAATTCCAGTCGAACCAGTGAACCATTGAACCAGTGACCTCACCGGTttattgaccggtccggttctcgcaaccttgattGAAAGTCTTTTTCTTGCTGCATAAAATCATAATCCTCTGCTTTCTCTGCATAATTCATTTTATTGAAGAACCAACTTTCCACTGGTAACAAGAGCTTGAATCTTGGATCTGTGGCGCTCATTGTTCTTGCTTCTGCAACCAACAACAGTAAATATATACTCAATCCCATTATAGAAAAATTGGATGACACCAGTTTTGTGACATGGAAACAATAAGCTCTCTTCACACTTAAGAGCCAGAATTTGGAAGTTCACATTATTGAAGGGAAAGAACCTCCAAAGCATGCCTCTGATACTGAAAAGGCTACCGTTACCATCTCAAGTACGTACAATGAATGGATGCAACATGATTCTAATCTTTGTTCTTGAATTTTTGTATCTGTTGATGGTTCGTTCAAGAACCAAATTGTATATTACAAATCTGCTATTCAAATTTGGGACAAACTTCATCAAATATTTGCTGAATCCACCAAATcaaaaatcaagcaattaagaACTCAGCTCAAAAATGTCAAGAAGAACTCTCTCACCATCAACCAGTATCTTGCTACTATCAAAAAATTTGTTGATTCTCTCACTACTCTTGGGTATGATATCATGAATGAAACACATATAGAAGCCATATGTGATGGTCTTCCTGAAGATTATTCACACTGCATTATACTTGTTCAAACCAAACCTGAACTTTTTACCATTGGAGAGGTTGAAACTCTCCTTATTTCTCATGAAGAAACGCTTGAAAAGTTCAAACAACTTTTCATTGAATTAGCACAAGCTTAGTTAGCTCAATCAAATTTTTCCAATCCAAGATTTACTAGAAGAACCTCTGGAGGACGAAGAGGTGCTCGTGGTGAAAGATTTGCACGCGGTGGAAGAAATTCATGGCAATCAGCAAATTGTCTTTATTGCCAAGTGTATAATCGTCCATGCCATTCCACTTTACACTGCTTCTATCAATTTGATAAAGCATACAATGGATACTCTTCAAATTCAGTCAATGCTGGTTCATCTAATCCACCACCTCCTCCTTCCTCCTCCTTTCACCAGCCACAGTCTTACTTCACTTCCACCTCTTCTGTTGTTGATACTTCATGGTACCCTGACACTAGTGCAAGCCATCACCTCACACATGGTTCTACCAACCTTATATCTTCAGCTGAATATACTGAACCTGATCAACTATATATAGCAAATGGATCTGGTATCTCTATCAAACGCActggtttttcttttttacttaatcctcataataataatctttttgctcttaaaaatattttacatattcCTAAAATTGCAAAGAATCTTATCAGTGTATCAAAGTTTTGTTTAGATAACAatgttttctttgaatttcaccCTTTTCATTGTTTTGTTAAATCTCAGGTCAACAAGCAAATTCTTCTTCAAGGAATTCTTAGACATGGACTATATTCCTTTGATACTTTGTGTGTGCCAACACCATTTTATGATCATAATTCTGTTTATGCTTTTTTAGCCTCTTGTAATTTCAATCTTGCTTTGTGGCATAGAAGGCTTAGACATCTTTCTAACTCTATTGTAAAAAGTGTCCTTCAACAATATAATGTCCCTATTAATCAAAATTCAGCTACTGATTCTTTTGTTTGTGATCATTTTTGTATGACAAAAATGCATGCTCTCCCATTTTCCCTTTCTCAAACTGAATACATTTATCCTTTACAACTTGTGTTTATTGACATTTTAAGATCCTGTTCCATCAATTTCTAAGTTCGGATTTCGTTATTATGTAAGCTTTATTGATGCTTTTACAAGTTATACTTGCTTATATTTGATGCAGTCAAAGTCTtaagttttttctattttccagCAGTATAAAGTATTGATAGAAAGCCAAACTGGCCATTCTCTCAAAGCAATTCAAACTGAATAAGATCAGAGTATTGTTCATCACCTCTCTTGTCCTTACACGCATCAACAATAAGGAGTTGTTGAATGCAAACACAGACATGTGACTGAGATGGGTTTAACTCTCTTAGCTACTGCTCGATTGCCTCTTCTCTATTGGGAAGATGCTTTTCTTATAGCTTCTTTCCTCATAAATCGGCTACCAACCAAAGTCTTAGATTCTAAATCACCATTTGAGAAGCTTTACAACCCAATTATGACATGCTCAAGGTTTTTGGTTGTGCATGCTACCCTAACACTAGACCTTTAAATCATCAAACTAGATTTTAGATCTCAACAGtgcatcttccttggctatGCTCCTCAATTCGAAGGCTTCAAATGTCTTACTCGTGGAGGAAATTTCTAATTGTAAGAAATGTTATTTTTGATGAAAAATTATTTCCatcttcaattttcttttcatctaaTTCCCTTGCTACATCTGATATTTCTTCTTTGTCTTATACAGTTTTCTCTGTGCCTCATATACCTCTTGTTTCCAATTCTACTTTATCACCTATCACAGTTGACTCCACTTCTATTTCTAATTCTAATCTTAATACTAATACATTTGATACATATAATGTTCTTCATCCTGCTTCCACTTCTAATATCAATGAATTGAGTTCACCCTAATTACCTATTTTTAATTCTGTTCTCTTTACTTCCTCGGATCAGCATGTTCCTCCTAATTCTATACCTATATCTGGTCTTGAAATTCAGTTACCCAAAGCTCCCATTCTTACTTCTTCACCTACCCTTAAATCGTTTAATACACATAGTATGGTTATCAGATCTAAATCTGGTGTTCTTAAACCAAAAGCTTTAGCTTCTGTCTCTAACATTGATCTCACTCAATATCCTCTCAAAACTCTTTCTCAGGCTTTATCCTCTAGTTATTGGCACCAAGCCATGATTGAGGAATATGATGCTTTGATCAAGAATCATACATGGCATCTCATTGACCATCCTTCCAATTCTACTATTATTGGATGTAAATGGGTCTATACTATTAAAAGGGGTTCTGATAATagtatcaaaaaatataaagCACGCTTGGTTGTTAAAGGGTGGCATCAGGTTGAAGGGATtgattttaatcaaatttatagcCCTGTGATTCGTCCTTCTACAATTCGGATTGTTCTCTCCTTTGCTGTTACATATGGTTGACTACTTCACCAATTTGACTTTAACAACGCCTTCTTGAATGATGATTTAACTTAGGATATTTTCATGTTACAACCTCCTAGCTTTATATCCAGCAATCCTTCATTAATGTGCAAGCTTGATAAAGCCATTTATGGCCTCaagcaagctccaagagcttggtttGCTAAACTTAGTTTTGCTCTCTTAACTTATAGTTTTTCTAATACCAAAGCTGATACCTCCTTGTTTGTTCGACGTACTAAGAATTCTACTACTTATTTACTCGCCTATATGGACGATATTGTTATAACTGGTAACAACAAAActaaaattgatgctctaatCACTTActtgaattctaaattttctCTTAAAGACTTAGGTGGTTTgaattattttgttgtttaaaatttaatatgcTTGGCATTGGTGAACTTCACATTTCACAAGTGAAATATATTCTTGATCTGTTAAGACGTGCAAGCCTCTCTCGCTCCAAGCCTGTCTCTACTCCTATGCTCTCCTCTCTCAAGTTGATTTCTGACAGGTCTGAACCATATGAAAATCCAACTCTCTATAGGTTCCTTGTTGGAGGGTTGCAATATGCAACCTTAACTTATCCAGAAATGTCCTTCTCTGTGAATCGCGTTAGTCAGTTCATGAAAAATTCCAAGCACTATCATTGGACAGCCTTGAAAAGGATCCTCCGTTATCTTTCAGGTGCATATCATCATGGATTATGGTTTCAAAAGTCTACTGATCTTCGTGTTCTTGTCTTTGCGAATGCAGATTGGGCGAGTGACATTGAAGATCGTAGGTCCACCAGTGGATATTGCGTCTTTCTTGACTGTAATCTGGTGTTTTGGTGTAGTCGTAAGCAAACGGCAATAAGTCGTTTATCTACAAAAGCCGAATTTAAATGCCTTGCGAATGCTGAAGCCGAAATATTATGGATTCTTAAGTTGCTACAAGAACTTGGTATTTCTCAACCTATTGTATCTACTGTGTATTGTGACAGGCTCAGTGCTATGATGCTTTCTGTCAATCTAATTTTTCATAGTCATCAAAACAAGTATTTTAAGGTTGATTTACATTTTGTTCAAAATCGAGTGTCCAAAAGACAATTACATGTGATTCATATTTCAACTGATTCTCAAATTACTTATGTATTCACTAAACCACTATCCGTTGTCTCttttaagaaattcaaaaataaactcagaaaagaaaaagaaacttatgcatgatgaaaaatatttaagaaaaaaacttATGCACTAAACTTGCTTCTACTAATCCATACTATATATAGTAATAGTATATAGATTATTGTAGGAATAAGGGACATATATACATAAGGCCCTAATTTTCAGTTGATTAAATTGATGAGTTATTTGCAACATATTTACTTCAAATATTTCATCATCAAACTTTAAGTGATGAAGGTGATAAGCTTATTGTTGTTCACTTCAAATTATTTCGTTCGCTTTTTTAATAAACGAAAGTTTTGGGAGTCAATATTATACTACCAacattgcatcaaatatatataggtttaaactttttgttagtatctataattttattaaatttataattatatatatagttttgcATCCAATAttttacacacaaaaaaaatatttaaaattcttcattaaaaataagaacatatgaaattcaattaaaaaaatatttaaaatccaaacttaacaaaaattttaattttagtggactttatattaaatttgtttGTCAATTTACTGTAATAATATTAACTGAAATTAGTTGTTATAACCTATAATATTAGACGTTAAAAAAGATTGATCATGCCAAGCTAATGCAGAACTTTGAAATTTTCACTTGTCATTGGATCATTAAGCACTAACTATTTCGAGTGTGTTTAGTTTAGcattgaagaaaagaagagtgcgtttaagatttttaaatactattttttgtgttgtttggtAACTCTTTTTTACTTTGACgtgatttttcattttaaacgGACACTTCATTTGAAATAAGAAGTTGTAATTTTTGCATTTATGTTTACATTTGGTTTTTCTAATTCTTATTAGtttcactaatttttttcataagaatttttagatttgttttcgacacatttcaattttttatattttgattttttatttttttattaaattttttattataattttgttataatataaattattgatcttattaaaaataacaaaagtaaataaaaactgACCATATATAACAATAGAGTCAtaagtaataaaaatttatagtctaaaataatactaaaaagaATACTGAGAGTACTGAAAAatttatagaatatttttttgtttaacatTGCAAAATGAGAAGTGCTATGGGATCAACAACTTTCGTATTTTATAACCATCAATtagtcatcaataatatttttaatggtgtaaaATTACATCCAATGGTGAGAGAtcattcacttttttttatggttaagtgctggatataaaacacaaaaattgctgACCCGTACACTTTCtcatgtaaaatttattattataatttatgtgcattgtttattattctaatttttataatatgtattattatttctattagaattgaaaaattaaataaaaaattaactataaataataataaaatcttaacTAATGAAAAGTTGAAacccaaaataataataaaaataaaattattaaaaatatttgaaaagaatactaaaaaaattattgatttattcatatattatNNNNNNNNNNNNNNNNNNNNNNNNNNNNNNNNNNNNNNNNNNNNNNNNNNNNNNNNNNNNNNNNNNNNNNNNNNNNNNNNNNNNNNNNNNNNNNNNNNNNNNNNNNNNNNNNNNNNNNNNNNNNNNNNNNNNNNNNNNNNNNNNNNNNNNNNNNNNNNNNNNNNNNNNNNNNNNNNNNNNNNNNNNNNNNNNNNNNNNNNNNNNNNNNNNNNNNNNNNNNNNNNNNNNNNNNNNNNNNNNNNNNNNNNNNNNNNNNNNNNNNNNNNNNNNNNNNNNNNNNNNNNNNNNNNNNNNNNNNNNNNNNNNNataattttaactaatattatccaaataatattcattttattaaaataaattttggtaGAAAACTACAAAACATAAATCATATTAACAGAAATCCATTTttatccaaaattaattttataaaattattctcatttaaatttcaatttaataaatactaatacAAATACacacttattatttttctaaatcttTTGTATTAATTAGGTGAACATCAAAATCATGATCCTTATTCTAAGCATAGGTGACGTGGCAGTGATGgtattcaattaattatttagtaatcttctttttcttgctatCATTTTGAGGTACATAACAAGGCAATGAATAAAGAATCATTCTTGGTATGGGAAAAGTTGACAGCTAATTAAAGCAACATTTGGTATACATGACCTTCTGTCTCAGGGTATTTTACTTAACAAATTAGTTTGTGGTTTGCATcatattctttctttctttcttgatagAACCATGTGCATAGTTTATATAGTTTATAAAGAATTTggggaaaaaaaacaaaacaaaacaaaagcatAACAGGTTATTTACAAAATAGTGAAAGTGTCTAGAACCTGtctctcatatatatataaccttCATGCATAAGATTTAATTGATATGTAATCAGTTACGAATCCAACAAATTTTTACGGTGACggcaaaatataaaatataataataatttttataataaaaatattatatatacataaaaattagttatcaaattatttattaatcattatatgtattgtttaatttatttttaatatattttttagttcaatatgtataaaatataattaaaatatttttttatatatatcactaaataatcatttaaaaattcacTTCTTATATTATTAGAAACCAATTCTTATTCAtattcatagttgaaaaagtttttttaattaatgcagTTATTACAGACAAAAACTAAAGTTAATTTCAaaagaagataaataatattcttttgagTGAATTTCTAAAAAAGAATATCAATCTCATTTAAATTAAGAATTGATCATTCTAATAGACatctaatataaaattcttaaattgaCTATTAAATACTAAAACTTGAGTAAAAATTATTGTTCGggtaaaattcaataatttaatagagacaaataaatattattatcatatactactcaaaaaaaatttaaatggtaGTAGGGACTTGCCCCCATAATAATGTACATAGAGATATTCTGGTATAcaattgtaaatataaaaaaaattgtatataaaaatatgagtaaagtatcgtttttgtctctaacgtttgggataagtcctatttgtatccataatatttacaaaagtgATTCGATGTTATGCTGCCGTCAATTACATATCATGAGTTTTAGttagagttttaaaaatctcttcttgaagTTAAAAGACAAATGTTTAAGACAGAACCGATGATCCACTTCGAAAAACAATTCAttaaaagttgaaactaatccCTACCATATTtacataatttacttttctagaGACATAATTGAACCTAAACATAAACAGTAGGTACcatattaaaatcgaacacatccaaatgagacctaattaaaaataaatacatctaagtgagaataattgaaaaatacaatTTGATCTGTTAGTATAATTGACAGTAGGATAATattaaatcacttttataaatgtTATGGATACAAATAAGACTATTTAAACGTTAGAGATACAAATAAGACTTACCCCAAATATTGAatacaaaaacgatactttactctaaaatattttgtgttattgcattaacaaaaatataactactgatcttaaatttttaagttattatttcaaaattcataaaaacataagtagttaataaaaaaaataagaagaatattAGAAAACTaaccaaatttattattttttgtaatatttttttagtctaatagttttaataacatatttttagtatatatttttaaatattgatagtCAACTGTTActcaaaaacaataaattttacttATCTTCTAACttctctaaaaaaaaataaaattaatgggGTTACTTCCATAGAGTGGTAATGTCATGTGGCATGAAATAAATGATATGGCTTGAAACAAGAGCAATGAATCAAAATTATGATTAAATTTCTAATCATTATAGCCTCAAATTGGGGGGTCGACTCTGCCATGATTTTCAGTACAGTTTCCCATCTAACATCTAATGAGACAATTTCAGTGCCTTTAAGCCCTAATCAAAAGACACTCAAAGTGCTCTCccagataataaataatagtattTATAATACCAAAAGTGCATAACTTTGCTGTGTTAATGCTTTCTTGGCCATTCATTTAAAATAAGAACTATAAAAAGGTACCAATGACTTCATCAAAGCATTACTAAGGATATTGAAATTAAATccttaataatataataatcatgTACATGATAATATAGATAATAAACCTTTGTTACCTGCACCGCTAAGTTTTCCAAAATTAATACCTTTTAAGGGAGAAAAATATGAAGTTTGCCACCTCACCTTGTGATTAGTAGTTGTGAcacatttaaattaattagtggataaattatcttttatttttaaatttacagTTTCTTCCAATAATGCTGTGTGTCTATAAAATGTATGAGTAGCAAAAGAACAAAGTGTGTCGATGGTTGTcagcattaaaaatttaaagtgcATTAACATGGTGAAGAGAAGAATAATATAGCATGTGGGGGTTTTAGATTATCACATGATTGGTTATTAATaagggaaaaaaatttaaagataatgcCTCACATTAATAACAAAAGCATGAATATAAAAGGGTTCTTAGATTAAGGAAATTTGTTGCCATGAAATGAATGTCAAATTCTCTATTCATATGCTTTGCACCTTGTGAATCAGCTAATCTAAAAAACCTGAGCTGTATGATTCCAATTGGTTGTGAAGGGAAAGTAGGGTATGGCATGCAAGCAAAAACAAGAATTTTTTAGGAGGAAATGGAATCCTTACTATAAAGAAGTAAATAGATCTGTTTAAGCCACAAAAATTCCTAATAATGAAAATCAGAAAGtggttcttttattattataataaacagtaacatgatatatgtgaaaataagaattaactaCCGATTTGGTATAAAAAAGTTTAGACACTgacaaaaaattatctaaaagaCGTTGTTAATAAAATagattttgaataatttaaaaatgtgacaaaaatgatcaataaatattattttttttataagtaaaaaaaatgtttatatttagcaaataatttttttatttgatctgAATTTTTGTAATAACACTTGAACAAATATTTAAAAGGTATACCAAAAaattttgcatcaaaatttgatctctagagtttttttttatttttcaaaaaaatgtgTCATTcgcaataaaaaaatttaaaaacatttaCTTAacataaaattaccaaattttaatgatgtaaaaatcttatttttctaataatacttacaaaaaattgcattgaaatctgatttctaaaattttttttggaatatatatttaatatctagTTCTTTTTGTcgcatttttaaatattttggagATTTATTTGTCGTTATCATCTTTTGGGTTATTTTTGTCAGCGACATGAATTTGTGGGTATCATTTTGGTATTTTACTCGTCAAAATAATCATGTTAGTGTacataataaattagttatttgtataaaaaatatattgttgaaatataaaatatgcattaAAAGTACATGAAACAATACATATATTCATACATAAATACATAGTTGATTGATTTTTAGtgtatacataatattttttatgtccaAAATATATTTAGTACTCACTCTATGtttcataatataatttattttggaaatttgacataatttataattcaaatattatATAACTGAAAAGAAGAGTTATATATATTGCCTCTATTGCATATGAATCATTTCTATCTGTCAGTATTTTTTATCTCTGATTTAACTGTCTTAAGGATCTATCTATATATGAAGGATACATTTCCAAAGATAGAAATCTTCACACAAAAGGAATTGCCAACTTGTTTGCAAGAAACGGCAATGGAATCAAAGTTTTTGGACAACGACAATGCAACCATAAGAAGTTCTCATCACTCTCTTACTGCTTCTCATCATGTTCATGCAAACTATTCAATGGAATCACCTGAAAGGCTTCTTTTATGTTCACATTCAATGAAAGAAGAGTTACCACCCTATGATGCCACTTTGATTGGCCATGTCCCTTCAAGTTTCCATGGCAATGAAGACACAAGAAATGGGCAAGAGAAAAACCATACCTTTCAAAAATTCAATAACAACCCTCTGAATCTATTGGAGACTCTGCCAGCATTAACCATAGCACCCTCTTCTTCTGATGCCTCACCACCTTCTTTGATTTCTCCTCCTTCGTCACACAAATTTCCAAACTTGACCTTGTTCTTGCAGGAAACTTCCATGCTCTACTCATCATCCTCGCATCTAAAAAGTGGTGAATCCATGTCATCAAAATCTTCAAACTCCACATTTCCATTGTCGCCACTCCGCCAAACTCAGTGCCAAACAACCACCGCCGATCCACACAAAATCACCAAGAATCTATCAAACATGAGGAGATCCAAGTCTTTCAGTGACCACCACAATTGGTTGAGCACAAGGACACAACCTCTTAAGTGCAGCGGCGGAGGTGGAAGagtcaacaacaacaacaagctTTTCAAAGGGGTGAGACAAAGACACTGGGGAAAATGGGTTGCTGAGATAAGATTACCAAGAAACAGGACAAGGGTATGGTTAGGAACATTTGATACAGCTGAAGATGCAGCCATTGCATATGATACTGCAGCATATATACTAAGAGGAGATTATGCACAGTTGAATTTCCCTGAATTGAAGCATGTGATCAAGGCCAATTCTCTGAATGGAACCATTTCAGCACTCGTTGAGGCAAAACTACAAACAGTTCATCTGCATAAGAAGAATcccaataacaataacaataacaatagcAGCAACAACAATTATGATGATTCACCACCATCAGCAGTTTCAGCATGCAAAAATAATGGCAATAAGGGTTCATCATCAAGCATAATGGAGTTGCAGTTAG encodes the following:
- the LOC107466498 gene encoding ethylene-responsive transcription factor ERF062, which encodes MNHFYLSVFFISDLTVLRIYLYMKDTFPKIEIFTQKELPTCLQETAMESKFLDNDNATIRSSHHSLTASHHVHANYSMESPERLLLCSHSMKEELPPYDATLIGHVPSSFHGNEDTRNGQEKNHTFQKFNNNPLNLLETLPALTIAPSSSDASPPSLISPPSSHKFPNLTLFLQETSMLYSSSSHLKSGESMSSKSSNSTFPLSPLRQTQCQTTTADPHKITKNLSNMRRSKSFSDHHNWLSTRTQPLKCSGGGGRVNNNNKLFKGVRQRHWGKWVAEIRLPRNRTRVWLGTFDTAEDAAIAYDTAAYILRGDYAQLNFPELKHVIKANSLNGTISALVEAKLQTVHLHKKNPNNNNNNNSSNNNYDDSPPSAVSACKNNGNKGSSSSIMELQLEENERSKSGSLSHHQVLDVEGVQLSRMPSLDMDLIWDALLVSDS